One genomic segment of Pandoraea thiooxydans includes these proteins:
- a CDS encoding APC family permease — translation MVITTNGPLTSMGGGVPASISLGNGIGLPGSYVIVCVAYLLFAVGFCAMSPHVKNGGAFYAYITKGLGTIPGVGGACIAVLSYVAVLLACYAMLGHFLSVACALFGLAVPWWICAIVAAVAAHLLCVRGIEFSGRLLLILMLSEVGVILLADLLELLRVRPAAQALSFLPFSPSMVFTQGFGPSLIFVVASFMGFETAAIYSQEAREAHRSVPRAMYFSIVFIGVLYAGSIWLMLNHFGIAEAVGVASRDPGGMWLSMFSVLAGHTAAKIGSVLVMTSLFAAVLSFTNVVARYWHALAVRGLVWRVLSRTHPQRQSPHIASAATMGISVVLILLCAKAGLDPMLQVLPWASVPSAVGVLSCQVLAAVAVVVFFRRNRTGVSLWRSLFAPAISAAVLLFFLWEMIIHVELLSGLSAALSYSLALSVLLAGFLASCYATDLRRRSPTRYAQLSDLVRLP, via the coding sequence ATGGTGATCACGACGAATGGTCCGCTGACGTCCATGGGGGGTGGGGTTCCGGCAAGCATCTCGCTCGGCAACGGGATCGGATTGCCCGGCTCCTACGTCATCGTCTGTGTTGCATACCTGCTGTTTGCGGTCGGCTTTTGTGCGATGAGCCCCCATGTGAAGAACGGCGGAGCCTTCTACGCCTATATTACCAAGGGGCTTGGGACGATCCCCGGCGTGGGCGGAGCCTGCATCGCGGTGTTATCGTACGTCGCTGTGCTGCTGGCTTGCTACGCGATGCTCGGGCACTTTTTAAGCGTCGCATGCGCTCTGTTCGGCCTCGCCGTGCCGTGGTGGATCTGCGCTATCGTCGCGGCCGTCGCCGCGCATCTGTTGTGCGTGCGGGGTATCGAGTTCAGCGGGCGCCTGTTGCTCATTCTGATGCTCTCCGAGGTTGGCGTCATTCTCCTGGCCGACTTGCTGGAACTGCTGCGCGTGAGGCCCGCAGCTCAGGCGCTTTCGTTTCTGCCGTTTTCTCCCAGCATGGTATTCACGCAGGGCTTTGGCCCGTCGCTGATTTTCGTGGTTGCGTCTTTCATGGGTTTCGAGACGGCGGCCATCTATTCCCAGGAGGCTCGCGAGGCTCACCGCTCGGTACCGCGCGCGATGTACTTTTCCATCGTGTTCATCGGGGTCCTGTATGCGGGATCGATCTGGCTCATGCTGAATCACTTCGGGATTGCCGAGGCAGTGGGCGTGGCGTCGCGCGATCCAGGGGGGATGTGGCTGTCGATGTTTTCGGTCCTGGCCGGGCACACCGCTGCCAAGATCGGGTCCGTGCTGGTAATGACAAGTCTCTTCGCGGCCGTTCTGAGCTTTACGAATGTCGTGGCGAGATACTGGCATGCCCTGGCGGTCCGAGGGCTCGTATGGCGCGTGTTATCCCGCACCCATCCGCAGCGCCAATCACCGCACATCGCTTCGGCGGCCACCATGGGCATATCGGTGGTTTTGATACTGCTTTGCGCGAAGGCCGGACTGGACCCGATGCTTCAGGTGCTGCCATGGGCGAGTGTCCCGTCGGCCGTTGGCGTGCTCTCCTGCCAGGTGCTGGCTGCAGTCGCCGTGGTGGTGTTTTTCAGAAGAAATCGGACGGGCGTGTCACTCTGGCGCTCGCTGTTCGCGCCTGCCATCAGCGCGGCCGTCTTGCTGTTCTTCCTCTGGGAGATGATTATTCACGTCGAACTCCTGTCCGGCCTGTCCGCCGCGCTGAGTTACTCCCTTGCGCTGAGTGTCTTGCTGGCCGGCTTTCTCGCGTCGTGCTATGCCACAGACCTGCGCCGCCGGTCCCCGACGAGGTACGCGCAGCTGTCGGATCTTGTTCGCCTGCCGTAA